In Amaranthus tricolor cultivar Red isolate AtriRed21 chromosome 5, ASM2621246v1, whole genome shotgun sequence, a genomic segment contains:
- the LOC130813234 gene encoding uncharacterized protein LOC130813234, which produces MEARRKSTVATTAEKREKEVLSVEEEEDEEVNESGSDYTSEDEGKDDYRRGGYHAVRIGDSFKNGTYVVQSKLGWGHFSTVWLAWDTKHSRYVALKVQKSAQHYTEAAMDEITILKQLADGDPDDKNCVVKLLDHFKHSGPNGQHVCMVFEYLGDNLLTLIKYSDYRGLPLAKVKEICYHILVGLDYLHRQLSIIHTDLKPENILLWSVIDPSKDPRKSGASLILPNSKDKTIYESGSTKDSKVSNGDLTKNQKKKIRRKAKRAAQGCAGKEATDPEQDPEASDADGVKGTSVGSSVHKRGSRSTRRKLLESVDLKCKLVDFGNACWTYKQFTNDIQTRQYRCPEVILGSKYSTSADMWSFACICFELATGDVLFDPHSGDNYDRDEDHLALMMELLGMMPRKTALGGRYSRDFFNRYGDLRHIRRLRFWPLSKVLVEKYEFSEQDANDLSDFLVPILDFVPDKRPTAAQCLSHPWIAGCPRSLEPAPPESQPVDATASDEKKSTEKDEREEMEKSMESITISIESKPSKHFVSSPKPSKTAVTGSSRQNLDRSHSSRGKILERF; this is translated from the exons ATGGAAGCCCGGCGAAAATCTACGGTGGCGACAACGGcggagaagagagagaaagaggttTTGTCGGtggaggaggaagaagatgaagaagtgAACGAAAGTGGAAGCGATTACACGTCCGAAGATGAAGGGAAAGATGATTACAGAAGAGGAGGTTATCATGCTGTGAGAATCGGCGATTCCTTCAAAAATGGAACTTATGTTGTTCAGAGTAAGCTTGGTTGGGGACATTTCTCCACTGTATGGCTTGCATGGGATACTAAACATTcg CGATATGTGGCtctaaaagtgcaaaaaagtgCGCAACATTACACTGAAGCTGCAATGGACGAGATTACGATATTGAAACAACTAGCTGATGGTGATCCAGATGATAAAAATTGTGTTGTGAAGCTTTTGGATCATTTTAAACATTCTGGTCCTAATGGGCAGCATGTGTGTATGGTGTTTGAGTATTTGGGGGACAATCTTTTGACGTTAATAAAGTATTCCGACTATCGTGGGTTGCCTCTGGCGAAGGTGAAGGAGATATGTTACCATATTTTGGTTGGGTTGGATTATTTGCACCGGCAGCTGTCTATCATACACACTGATTTGAAGCCGGAAAACATTTTGCTATGGTCAGTGATAGACCCGTCCAAGGACCCTAGAAAATCTGGCGCTTCTCTTATTCTTCCTAATAGCAAGGATAAAACCATTTATGAGTCTGGGAGTACAAAAGACAGCAAAGTTTCAAATGGTGATTTGACTAAAAATCAGAAGAAGAAAATTCGAAGAAAGGCAAAACGTGCAGCCCAAGGGTGTGCGGGGAAAGAAGCTACTGACCCTGAGCAAGATCCTGAAGCATCAG ATGCTGATGGTGTGAAGGGGACAAGTGTAGGAAGTTCAGTCCATAAGAGAGGGAGCCGATCAACGAGGCGGAAACTTTTGGAGTCTGTGGACCTCAAATGCAAACTAGTTGACTTTGGAAATGCTTGCTGGACTTACAAACAGTTTACAAACGATATTCAAACGAGGCAGTATAGGTGTCCTGAAGTGATCCTTGGATCAAAATATTCAACCTCTGCTGACATGTGGTCTTTTGCTTGCATTTGTTTTGAGCTTGCAACCGGTGATGTTTTGTTCGATCCTCATAGTGGTGACAATTATGACAGGGATGAG GATCATTTGGCCTTGATGATGGAGCTTTTGGGAATGATGCCACGTAAG ACTGCATTAGGGGGACGTTATTCCCGGGACTTCTTCAACAGATATGGAGACTTGAGACACATTCGTCGGCTTCGTTTCTGGCCACTTAGCAAGGTTCTTGTTGAGAAGTATGAGTTTAGTGAACAAGATGCAAATGACTTGTCAGACTTTCTAGttcccattcttgattttgTCCCTGACAAACGTCCTACTGCTGCTCAATGCCTTTCTCATCCATGGATTGCTGGATGCCCCCGCTCTCTGGAGCCTGCTCCACCTGAGAGTCAACCGGTGGATGCTACTGCTTCTGATGAAAAAAAGAGTACAGAAAAGGATGAAAGAGAAGAGATGGAAAAAAGTATGGAGAGCATTACTATAAGTATAGAATCGAAACCCAGCAAACATTTTGTTTCTTCTCCCAAACCTTCAAAAACAGCTGTAACTGGTTCATCAAG GCAAAATCTTGATCGGAGCCACAGCTCCAGAGGAAAGATCCTCGAACGATTCTGA
- the LOC130813650 gene encoding homeobox-leucine zipper protein ATHB-22-like translates to MEWNNSKILRNNPTFASHPLAEISSSILHCHSNNLFDHFPGLEAIKQHGIPIEMRASSTVIPCNNSNHQEKIKRRLTTNQIELLENSFEEEKKLDPDRKMKLARELGLHHRQVAVWFQNRRARWKAKKLQHLYDVLKLQFDVVSEEKHKLQEEVERLKCMVMEQDTRRKQVCNSNTEASCEETVESTSAAAQYSDHNKPNFSALSDDYNYNYNYNYNVVTPSYWGPLSHENYLMSLD, encoded by the exons ATGGAGTGGAATAACAGTAAAATCCTAAGGAATAATCCTACATTTGCTTCTCACCCTCTAGCTGAGATCTCCTCCAGCATCTTACACTGCCATTCTAACAACTTGTTTGATCATTTTCCTG GGTTAGAGGCAATAAAGCAACATGGTATACCCATAGAAATGAGGGCATCATCAACTGTAATTCCATGCAATAACAGCAATCATCAGGAGAAGATAAAAAGACGGCTAACGACGAATCAGATAGAATTACTGGAGAACAGTTTTGAGGAAGAGAAGAAGTTAGATCCAGATAGAAAAATGAAGCTTGCTAGAGAGTTAGGGCTTCATCATAGACAAGTTGCTGTTTGGTTTCAGAATAGGAGAGCTAGGTGGAAGGCTAAGAAGCTTCAGCATTTGTATGATGTCCTTAAACTTCAATTTGATGTTGTCTCTGAAGAGAAGCACAAGCTCCAAGAGGAg GTAGAAAGATTGAAGTGTATGGTTATGGAACAAGACACAAGAAGAAAACAAGTCTGCAACAGCAACACAGAAGCCTCATGTGAGGAGACTGTAGAAAGCACATCCGCTGCAGCCCAATATTCTGATCATAACAAACCTAACTTTAGTGCACTTTCTGATGattacaattacaattacaattacaattacaatgtAGTCACACCATCTTATTGGGGTCCTCTTTCTCATGAAAATTACCTTATGTCTCTAGACTAA
- the LOC130813210 gene encoding F-box protein PP2-A15-like: MGASLSNLTEGGINGASKNGPGLGDIPEACVACVFLYLTPPEICNLARLNRAFRGAASSDGVWETKLPPNYQDLLQLLPPERYQDLTKKDIFALLARSVSFDDDSKQVWVDKMTGRVCFSISAKAMEITGIEDRRYWTWMPTEESRFQVVAYLQQIWWFEVDGAVMLPLPPDIYTVSFRLHLGKFSKGMRRRVTNFEHTHGWDIKPVRFEFTTSDNQHSSTECCLDDTEPDDVKESLKRGCWIEYNVGEFIVTDSETTTEVKFSMKQIDCTHSKGGLCVDSVSIIPSDLRKRRRRLVSN; encoded by the exons ATGGGTGCGTCGCTCTCCAATTTAACAGAGGGTGGCATTAATGGGGCATCGAAAAATGGTCCTGGGCTTGGTGATATACCGGAGGCATGTGTAGCTTGTGTTTTTCTTTACCTTACTCCGCCAGAGATATGCAATCTTGCACGCCTTAATCGTGCATTTCGTGGTGCTGCTTCGTCGGATGGTGTTTGGGAAACTAAGTTACCCCCTAATTACCAAGATCTGCTTCAACTTTTACCTCCTGAACGGTACCAGGATCTTACTAAGAAAGACATTTTCGCTCTTTTGGCAAGATCTGTCTCGTTTGATGATGACAGCAAG CAAGTGTGGGTGGATAAAATGACAGGTAGGGTGTGCTTTTCCATCTCGGCTAAAGCAATGGAGATCACTGGGATTGAAGATAGGAGATATTGGACTTGGATGCCGACTGAAGAATCCAG GTTCCAGGTGGTGGCTTATTTGCAGCAAATATGGTGGTTTGAGGTTGATGGTGCTGTAAtgcttcctcttcctcctgATATCTACACTGTTTCCTTTCGGCTACATCTGGGGAAGTTCTCCAAGGGCATGAGGCGTCGTGTGACTAACTTTGAACACACACATGGGTGGGATATAAAGCCAGTCCGATTCGAATTTACGACTTCGGATAATCAGCATTCAAGTACCGAGTGTTGTTTGGATGATACAGAGCCGGATGATGTAAAAGAAAGCCTTAAGCGTGGCTGTTGGATAGAGTACAACGTGGGTGAATTTATTGTGACAGATTCAGAGACAACAACTGAAGTCAAATTCTCCATGAAACAGATTGATTGCACACATTCCAAAGGCGGGCTCTGTGTAGATTCGGTTTCTATAATTCCTAGTGATCTAAGAAAGCGAAGAAGACGATTGGTTTCAAATTAG